The Primulina eburnea isolate SZY01 chromosome 13, ASM2296580v1, whole genome shotgun sequence genome includes a region encoding these proteins:
- the LOC140808816 gene encoding uncharacterized protein, translated as MAWRGSFSRSFMSTARASAFRSSPPLSSGRRVRPPYLQPRRLSFSHPRTLGELGCIQSLMPLHNVMAGARLTSHLAANARACCELYNGTFCRTCQDR; from the exons ATGGCTTGGCGTGGTTCGTTTTCCAGATCTTTCATGTCCACGGCCAGGGCTTCCGCCTTCCGCTCGTCGCCACCGCTCTCATCAGGTCGGCGCGTTCGCCCGCCTTACCTCCAACCCCGCCGCCTCTCGTTTTCTCATCCTAG GACATTGGGGGAACTGGGATGTATTCAATCGCTGATGCCACTGCATAATGTAATGGCCGGAGCACGGCTGACATCTCACTTGGCAGCCAATGCGCGGGCGTGCTGTGAGCTGTACAATGGTACCTTCTGCCGTACTTGTCAGGATCGCTAG